The following coding sequences are from one Dromaius novaehollandiae isolate bDroNov1 chromosome 24, bDroNov1.hap1, whole genome shotgun sequence window:
- the SLC45A1 gene encoding proton-associated sugar transporter A isoform X7, protein MTSPRGATSPRGAVGAPCRAAPCRAAPCRAGRWRHLSMMIPSSAATPASDVALFPSLASQEMWRSQVPGYSGSVTRHISHRANNFKRHPKRRKHIRPSPPPPPNTPCPIDLIDFGDLQPQRSFLELLFNGCILFGLEFSYAMETAYVTPVLLQMGLPDQLYGMVWFISPILGFLLQPLLGAWSDRCTSRFGRRRPFILVLAIVCGVILMDFSADSADNPSHAYMMDVCSPADQDRGLNIHALLAGLGGGFGYVVGGIHWDKTSFGKAVGGQLRVIYVFTSITLTITTVLTLISIPERPLRSFSKKKKVMKSPSLPLPPSPPLFFEEGVNENLASRNSAHFYASFTSPVSPLSPLTPKYGSFVSRDNSLTGINEFASSFGTSNIDSVLIDCFTGGHNSYLALPASMPRQPVSVSFPRVPDGCYHQENGILEQGESSITPGADGEALRVGSLDAIKPRSSGILKRPQTLAIPDIVTGHCPESSRRRNVTFSQQVANILLNGVKYESELNGSGETSEQPLSLKLVFSTICHMPKALRNLCINHFLGWLSFEGMLLFYTDFMGEVVFQGNPKAPHNSDEYQKYNAGVTMGCWGMCIYAFSAAFYSAVLEKLEERFSTRTLYFVAYLAFGLGTGLATLSRNVYVVLSLCATYGILFATLCTLPYSLLCDYYQSRKFAGSQAEGTRRGMGVDISLLSCQYFLAQILVAVLMGPLTAAVGSASGVMYFACLVSFLGCLFSSLCVIYELPPGEELLEEQQPLVPDA, encoded by the exons acacCTATCCATGATGATTCCATCATCTGCAGCGACCCCTGCCAGCGATGTTGCACTTTTTCCAAGCTTGGCTTCTCAGGAAATGTGGAGGTCACAGGTTCCAGGCTATTCTGGATCGGTCACACGGCACATCAGTCATCGGGCCAACAACTTTAAGAGACATCcgaaaaggagaaaacacatcCGCCCTtcgccaccgccgccaccgaaTACTCCATGTCCTATTGATTTGATTGACTTTGGGGATCTCCAGCCTCAGAGGTCTTTCCTTGAACTCCTGTTTAATGGGTGCATTCTCTTTGGGCTTGAGTTCAGCTATGCCATGGAAACAGCCTATGTTACCCCTGTGCTGCTTCAGATGGGGCTTCCAGACCAGTTGTATGGGATGGTGTGGTTCATCAGCCCTATATTAG GGttcttgctgcagcctttgctggggGCCTGGAGTGACAGATGCACATCGAGATTCGGGAGGAGAAGACCCTTCATTCTGGTCTTAGCAATAG TCTGTGGTGTCATCCTCATGGACTTCAGCGCAGATTCGGCAGACAATCCCAGTCACGCCTACATGATGGATGTGTGCAGCCCAGCAGATCAAGACAGGGGCCTCAATATCCATGCTTTGTTAGCAG GTCTTGGAGGTGGCTTTGGTTATGTTGTTGGAGGAATACATTGGGATAAAACCAGTTTTGGAAAAGCTGTGGGAGGGCAACTTCGTGTCATCTATGTCTTCACCTCAATTACACTGACGATCACTACTGTGTTGACGCTAATTAGCATTCCAGAAAGACCCCTGAGGTCCtttagcaagaagaaaaaggtGATGAAGAGTCCaagtcttcctctccctccttccccacctctcttctTTGAGGAAGGTGTAAATGAAAACCTTGCTTCTCGTAACTCAGCTCACTTTTATGCAAGTTTTACAAGTCCAGTTTCTCCCCTCAGCCCACTCACGCCCAAATATGGCAGTTTTGTCAGCAGAGACAATTCTTTGACAGGAATTAATGAGTTTGCATCATCATTTGGGACTTCAAATATTGACAGTGTGCTTATAGACTGTTTTACTGGCGGGCACAATAGTTACTTAGCACTTCCAGCTAGCATGCCCAGGCAGCCTGTCAGTGTCAGCTTTCCCCGGGTGCCAGATGGCTGTTACCACCAAGAAAACGGAATTTTGGAGCAAGGGGAGAGCAGCATAACTCCGGGGGCTGATGGCGAGGCACTAAGGGTGGGCTCACTGGATGCAATAAAGCCACGGTCATCGGGGATCCTGAAAAGACCTCAGACCTTGGCTATTCCGGACATTGTAACAGGACATTGTCCAGAAAGTAGCAGAAGAAGAAATGTAACTTTCAGCCAACAG GTTGCCAATATCCTGCTGAATGGTGTTAAGTATGAGAGTGAGCTGAATGGATCAGGTGAGACCTCCGAGCAACCACTCTCCCTGAAACTTGTGTTTTCAACCATCTGCCACATGCCCAAAGCTCTGCGAAACCTTTGCATCAACCACTTCCTAG GTTGGCTTTCATTTGAGGGGATGTTGCTCTTCTACACTGACTTCATGGGAGAAGTAGTGTTTCAAGGGAATCCAAAAGCTCCTCACAACTCAGATGAGTATCAGAAGTACAACGCTGGGGTCACCATGGGCTGCTGGGGAATGTGCATCTATGCGTTCAGTGCTGCGTTCTATTCAG CTGTgctggagaagctggaggagcGGTTCAGCACGCGGACTCTGTACTTCGTGGCATACCTTGCCTTCGGGCTGGGCACCGGGCTGGCCACGCTCTCCAGAAACGTGTATGTGGTGCTGTCACTGTGTGCCACCTATGGCATCCTCTTCGCCACGCTTTGCACGCTGCCCTACTCCCTGCTGTGTGACTACTACCAGAGTCGCAAG TTCGCTGGCTCGCAGGCGGAGGGCACACGGCGTGGGATGGGTGTGGACATCTCCCTGCTGAGCTGCCAGTACTTCCTGGCTCAGATCCTTGTGGCCGTGTTGATGGGGCCTTTGACGGCAGCAGTGGGCAGCGCCAGTGGCGTCATGTACTTCGCCTGTCTCGTGTCCTTCCTGGGctgcctcttttcctccctgTGTGTCATCTACGAGCTGCCGCCTGgcgaggagctgctggaggagcagcagcCGCTTGTGCCCGATGCGTGA
- the SLC45A1 gene encoding proton-associated sugar transporter A isoform X6, which yields MTSPRGATSPRGAVGAPCRAAPCRAAPCRAGRWRHLSMMIPSSAATPASDVALFPSLASQEMWRSQVPGYSGSVTRHISHRANNFKRHPKRRKHIRPSPPPPPNTPCPIDLIDFGDLQPQRSFLELLFNGCILFGLEFSYAMETAYVTPVLLQMGLPDQLYGMVWFISPILGALLGLSLMLNGRDIGSALSDSVNNHKWGIILTVCGVILMDFSADSADNPSHAYMMDVCSPADQDRGLNIHALLAGLGGGFGYVVGGIHWDKTSFGKAVGGQLRVIYVFTSITLTITTVLTLISIPERPLRSFSKKKKVMKSPSLPLPPSPPLFFEEGVNENLASRNSAHFYASFTSPVSPLSPLTPKYGSFVSRDNSLTGINEFASSFGTSNIDSVLIDCFTGGHNSYLALPASMPRQPVSVSFPRVPDGCYHQENGILEQGESSITPGADGEALRVGSLDAIKPRSSGILKRPQTLAIPDIVTGHCPESSRRRNVTFSQQVANILLNGVKYESELNGSGETSEQPLSLKLVFSTICHMPKALRNLCINHFLGWLSFEGMLLFYTDFMGEVVFQGNPKAPHNSDEYQKYNAGVTMGCWGMCIYAFSAAFYSAVLEKLEERFSTRTLYFVAYLAFGLGTGLATLSRNVYVVLSLCATYGILFATLCTLPYSLLCDYYQSRKFAGSQAEGTRRGMGVDISLLSCQYFLAQILVAVLMGPLTAAVGSASGVMYFACLVSFLGCLFSSLCVIYELPPGEELLEEQQPLVPDA from the exons acacCTATCCATGATGATTCCATCATCTGCAGCGACCCCTGCCAGCGATGTTGCACTTTTTCCAAGCTTGGCTTCTCAGGAAATGTGGAGGTCACAGGTTCCAGGCTATTCTGGATCGGTCACACGGCACATCAGTCATCGGGCCAACAACTTTAAGAGACATCcgaaaaggagaaaacacatcCGCCCTtcgccaccgccgccaccgaaTACTCCATGTCCTATTGATTTGATTGACTTTGGGGATCTCCAGCCTCAGAGGTCTTTCCTTGAACTCCTGTTTAATGGGTGCATTCTCTTTGGGCTTGAGTTCAGCTATGCCATGGAAACAGCCTATGTTACCCCTGTGCTGCTTCAGATGGGGCTTCCAGACCAGTTGTATGGGATGGTGTGGTTCATCAGCCCTATATTAG gAGCATTGCTGGGGCTCTCGCTTATGCTGAATGGCAGAGATATTGGCAGTGCTTTGTCTGACTCTGTGAATAACCACAAATGGGGAATCATTCTTACAGTCTGTGGTGTCATCCTCATGGACTTCAGCGCAGATTCGGCAGACAATCCCAGTCACGCCTACATGATGGATGTGTGCAGCCCAGCAGATCAAGACAGGGGCCTCAATATCCATGCTTTGTTAGCAG GTCTTGGAGGTGGCTTTGGTTATGTTGTTGGAGGAATACATTGGGATAAAACCAGTTTTGGAAAAGCTGTGGGAGGGCAACTTCGTGTCATCTATGTCTTCACCTCAATTACACTGACGATCACTACTGTGTTGACGCTAATTAGCATTCCAGAAAGACCCCTGAGGTCCtttagcaagaagaaaaaggtGATGAAGAGTCCaagtcttcctctccctccttccccacctctcttctTTGAGGAAGGTGTAAATGAAAACCTTGCTTCTCGTAACTCAGCTCACTTTTATGCAAGTTTTACAAGTCCAGTTTCTCCCCTCAGCCCACTCACGCCCAAATATGGCAGTTTTGTCAGCAGAGACAATTCTTTGACAGGAATTAATGAGTTTGCATCATCATTTGGGACTTCAAATATTGACAGTGTGCTTATAGACTGTTTTACTGGCGGGCACAATAGTTACTTAGCACTTCCAGCTAGCATGCCCAGGCAGCCTGTCAGTGTCAGCTTTCCCCGGGTGCCAGATGGCTGTTACCACCAAGAAAACGGAATTTTGGAGCAAGGGGAGAGCAGCATAACTCCGGGGGCTGATGGCGAGGCACTAAGGGTGGGCTCACTGGATGCAATAAAGCCACGGTCATCGGGGATCCTGAAAAGACCTCAGACCTTGGCTATTCCGGACATTGTAACAGGACATTGTCCAGAAAGTAGCAGAAGAAGAAATGTAACTTTCAGCCAACAG GTTGCCAATATCCTGCTGAATGGTGTTAAGTATGAGAGTGAGCTGAATGGATCAGGTGAGACCTCCGAGCAACCACTCTCCCTGAAACTTGTGTTTTCAACCATCTGCCACATGCCCAAAGCTCTGCGAAACCTTTGCATCAACCACTTCCTAG GTTGGCTTTCATTTGAGGGGATGTTGCTCTTCTACACTGACTTCATGGGAGAAGTAGTGTTTCAAGGGAATCCAAAAGCTCCTCACAACTCAGATGAGTATCAGAAGTACAACGCTGGGGTCACCATGGGCTGCTGGGGAATGTGCATCTATGCGTTCAGTGCTGCGTTCTATTCAG CTGTgctggagaagctggaggagcGGTTCAGCACGCGGACTCTGTACTTCGTGGCATACCTTGCCTTCGGGCTGGGCACCGGGCTGGCCACGCTCTCCAGAAACGTGTATGTGGTGCTGTCACTGTGTGCCACCTATGGCATCCTCTTCGCCACGCTTTGCACGCTGCCCTACTCCCTGCTGTGTGACTACTACCAGAGTCGCAAG TTCGCTGGCTCGCAGGCGGAGGGCACACGGCGTGGGATGGGTGTGGACATCTCCCTGCTGAGCTGCCAGTACTTCCTGGCTCAGATCCTTGTGGCCGTGTTGATGGGGCCTTTGACGGCAGCAGTGGGCAGCGCCAGTGGCGTCATGTACTTCGCCTGTCTCGTGTCCTTCCTGGGctgcctcttttcctccctgTGTGTCATCTACGAGCTGCCGCCTGgcgaggagctgctggaggagcagcagcCGCTTGTGCCCGATGCGTGA
- the SLC45A1 gene encoding proton-associated sugar transporter A isoform X9: MTSPRGATSPRGAVGAPCRAAPCRAAPCRAGRWRHLSMMIPSSAATPASDVALFPSLASQEMWRSQVPGYSGSVTRHISHRANNFKRHPKRRKHIRPSPPPPPNTPCPIDLIDFGDLQPQRSFLELLFNGCILFGLEFSYAMETAYVTPVLLQMGLPDQLYGMVWFISPILVCGVILMDFSADSADNPSHAYMMDVCSPADQDRGLNIHALLAGLGGGFGYVVGGIHWDKTSFGKAVGGQLRVIYVFTSITLTITTVLTLISIPERPLRSFSKKKKVMKSPSLPLPPSPPLFFEEGVNENLASRNSAHFYASFTSPVSPLSPLTPKYGSFVSRDNSLTGINEFASSFGTSNIDSVLIDCFTGGHNSYLALPASMPRQPVSVSFPRVPDGCYHQENGILEQGESSITPGADGEALRVGSLDAIKPRSSGILKRPQTLAIPDIVTGHCPESSRRRNVTFSQQVANILLNGVKYESELNGSGETSEQPLSLKLVFSTICHMPKALRNLCINHFLGWLSFEGMLLFYTDFMGEVVFQGNPKAPHNSDEYQKYNAGVTMGCWGMCIYAFSAAFYSAVLEKLEERFSTRTLYFVAYLAFGLGTGLATLSRNVYVVLSLCATYGILFATLCTLPYSLLCDYYQSRKFAGSQAEGTRRGMGVDISLLSCQYFLAQILVAVLMGPLTAAVGSASGVMYFACLVSFLGCLFSSLCVIYELPPGEELLEEQQPLVPDA; encoded by the exons acacCTATCCATGATGATTCCATCATCTGCAGCGACCCCTGCCAGCGATGTTGCACTTTTTCCAAGCTTGGCTTCTCAGGAAATGTGGAGGTCACAGGTTCCAGGCTATTCTGGATCGGTCACACGGCACATCAGTCATCGGGCCAACAACTTTAAGAGACATCcgaaaaggagaaaacacatcCGCCCTtcgccaccgccgccaccgaaTACTCCATGTCCTATTGATTTGATTGACTTTGGGGATCTCCAGCCTCAGAGGTCTTTCCTTGAACTCCTGTTTAATGGGTGCATTCTCTTTGGGCTTGAGTTCAGCTATGCCATGGAAACAGCCTATGTTACCCCTGTGCTGCTTCAGATGGGGCTTCCAGACCAGTTGTATGGGATGGTGTGGTTCATCAGCCCTATATTAG TCTGTGGTGTCATCCTCATGGACTTCAGCGCAGATTCGGCAGACAATCCCAGTCACGCCTACATGATGGATGTGTGCAGCCCAGCAGATCAAGACAGGGGCCTCAATATCCATGCTTTGTTAGCAG GTCTTGGAGGTGGCTTTGGTTATGTTGTTGGAGGAATACATTGGGATAAAACCAGTTTTGGAAAAGCTGTGGGAGGGCAACTTCGTGTCATCTATGTCTTCACCTCAATTACACTGACGATCACTACTGTGTTGACGCTAATTAGCATTCCAGAAAGACCCCTGAGGTCCtttagcaagaagaaaaaggtGATGAAGAGTCCaagtcttcctctccctccttccccacctctcttctTTGAGGAAGGTGTAAATGAAAACCTTGCTTCTCGTAACTCAGCTCACTTTTATGCAAGTTTTACAAGTCCAGTTTCTCCCCTCAGCCCACTCACGCCCAAATATGGCAGTTTTGTCAGCAGAGACAATTCTTTGACAGGAATTAATGAGTTTGCATCATCATTTGGGACTTCAAATATTGACAGTGTGCTTATAGACTGTTTTACTGGCGGGCACAATAGTTACTTAGCACTTCCAGCTAGCATGCCCAGGCAGCCTGTCAGTGTCAGCTTTCCCCGGGTGCCAGATGGCTGTTACCACCAAGAAAACGGAATTTTGGAGCAAGGGGAGAGCAGCATAACTCCGGGGGCTGATGGCGAGGCACTAAGGGTGGGCTCACTGGATGCAATAAAGCCACGGTCATCGGGGATCCTGAAAAGACCTCAGACCTTGGCTATTCCGGACATTGTAACAGGACATTGTCCAGAAAGTAGCAGAAGAAGAAATGTAACTTTCAGCCAACAG GTTGCCAATATCCTGCTGAATGGTGTTAAGTATGAGAGTGAGCTGAATGGATCAGGTGAGACCTCCGAGCAACCACTCTCCCTGAAACTTGTGTTTTCAACCATCTGCCACATGCCCAAAGCTCTGCGAAACCTTTGCATCAACCACTTCCTAG GTTGGCTTTCATTTGAGGGGATGTTGCTCTTCTACACTGACTTCATGGGAGAAGTAGTGTTTCAAGGGAATCCAAAAGCTCCTCACAACTCAGATGAGTATCAGAAGTACAACGCTGGGGTCACCATGGGCTGCTGGGGAATGTGCATCTATGCGTTCAGTGCTGCGTTCTATTCAG CTGTgctggagaagctggaggagcGGTTCAGCACGCGGACTCTGTACTTCGTGGCATACCTTGCCTTCGGGCTGGGCACCGGGCTGGCCACGCTCTCCAGAAACGTGTATGTGGTGCTGTCACTGTGTGCCACCTATGGCATCCTCTTCGCCACGCTTTGCACGCTGCCCTACTCCCTGCTGTGTGACTACTACCAGAGTCGCAAG TTCGCTGGCTCGCAGGCGGAGGGCACACGGCGTGGGATGGGTGTGGACATCTCCCTGCTGAGCTGCCAGTACTTCCTGGCTCAGATCCTTGTGGCCGTGTTGATGGGGCCTTTGACGGCAGCAGTGGGCAGCGCCAGTGGCGTCATGTACTTCGCCTGTCTCGTGTCCTTCCTGGGctgcctcttttcctccctgTGTGTCATCTACGAGCTGCCGCCTGgcgaggagctgctggaggagcagcagcCGCTTGTGCCCGATGCGTGA
- the SLC45A1 gene encoding proton-associated sugar transporter A isoform X3: MPLKYCLLHIHLSMMIPSSAATPASDVALFPSLASQEMWRSQVPGYSGSVTRHISHRANNFKRHPKRRKHIRPSPPPPPNTPCPIDLIDFGDLQPQRSFLELLFNGCILFGLEFSYAMETAYVTPVLLQMGLPDQLYGMVWFISPILGFLLQPLLGAWSDRCTSRFGRRRPFILVLAIGALLGLSLMLNGRDIGSALSDSVNNHKWGIILTVCGVILMDFSADSADNPSHAYMMDVCSPADQDRGLNIHALLAGLGGGFGYVVGGIHWDKTSFGKAVGGQLRVIYVFTSITLTITTVLTLISIPERPLRSFSKKKKVMKSPSLPLPPSPPLFFEEGVNENLASRNSAHFYASFTSPVSPLSPLTPKYGSFVSRDNSLTGINEFASSFGTSNIDSVLIDCFTGGHNSYLALPASMPRQPVSVSFPRVPDGCYHQENGILEQGESSITPGADGEALRVGSLDAIKPRSSGILKRPQTLAIPDIVTGHCPESSRRRNVTFSQQVANILLNGVKYESELNGSGETSEQPLSLKLVFSTICHMPKALRNLCINHFLGWLSFEGMLLFYTDFMGEVVFQGNPKAPHNSDEYQKYNAGVTMGCWGMCIYAFSAAFYSAVLEKLEERFSTRTLYFVAYLAFGLGTGLATLSRNVYVVLSLCATYGILFATLCTLPYSLLCDYYQSRKFAGSQAEGTRRGMGVDISLLSCQYFLAQILVAVLMGPLTAAVGSASGVMYFACLVSFLGCLFSSLCVIYELPPGEELLEEQQPLVPDA; the protein is encoded by the exons acacCTATCCATGATGATTCCATCATCTGCAGCGACCCCTGCCAGCGATGTTGCACTTTTTCCAAGCTTGGCTTCTCAGGAAATGTGGAGGTCACAGGTTCCAGGCTATTCTGGATCGGTCACACGGCACATCAGTCATCGGGCCAACAACTTTAAGAGACATCcgaaaaggagaaaacacatcCGCCCTtcgccaccgccgccaccgaaTACTCCATGTCCTATTGATTTGATTGACTTTGGGGATCTCCAGCCTCAGAGGTCTTTCCTTGAACTCCTGTTTAATGGGTGCATTCTCTTTGGGCTTGAGTTCAGCTATGCCATGGAAACAGCCTATGTTACCCCTGTGCTGCTTCAGATGGGGCTTCCAGACCAGTTGTATGGGATGGTGTGGTTCATCAGCCCTATATTAG GGttcttgctgcagcctttgctggggGCCTGGAGTGACAGATGCACATCGAGATTCGGGAGGAGAAGACCCTTCATTCTGGTCTTAGCAATAG gAGCATTGCTGGGGCTCTCGCTTATGCTGAATGGCAGAGATATTGGCAGTGCTTTGTCTGACTCTGTGAATAACCACAAATGGGGAATCATTCTTACAGTCTGTGGTGTCATCCTCATGGACTTCAGCGCAGATTCGGCAGACAATCCCAGTCACGCCTACATGATGGATGTGTGCAGCCCAGCAGATCAAGACAGGGGCCTCAATATCCATGCTTTGTTAGCAG GTCTTGGAGGTGGCTTTGGTTATGTTGTTGGAGGAATACATTGGGATAAAACCAGTTTTGGAAAAGCTGTGGGAGGGCAACTTCGTGTCATCTATGTCTTCACCTCAATTACACTGACGATCACTACTGTGTTGACGCTAATTAGCATTCCAGAAAGACCCCTGAGGTCCtttagcaagaagaaaaaggtGATGAAGAGTCCaagtcttcctctccctccttccccacctctcttctTTGAGGAAGGTGTAAATGAAAACCTTGCTTCTCGTAACTCAGCTCACTTTTATGCAAGTTTTACAAGTCCAGTTTCTCCCCTCAGCCCACTCACGCCCAAATATGGCAGTTTTGTCAGCAGAGACAATTCTTTGACAGGAATTAATGAGTTTGCATCATCATTTGGGACTTCAAATATTGACAGTGTGCTTATAGACTGTTTTACTGGCGGGCACAATAGTTACTTAGCACTTCCAGCTAGCATGCCCAGGCAGCCTGTCAGTGTCAGCTTTCCCCGGGTGCCAGATGGCTGTTACCACCAAGAAAACGGAATTTTGGAGCAAGGGGAGAGCAGCATAACTCCGGGGGCTGATGGCGAGGCACTAAGGGTGGGCTCACTGGATGCAATAAAGCCACGGTCATCGGGGATCCTGAAAAGACCTCAGACCTTGGCTATTCCGGACATTGTAACAGGACATTGTCCAGAAAGTAGCAGAAGAAGAAATGTAACTTTCAGCCAACAG GTTGCCAATATCCTGCTGAATGGTGTTAAGTATGAGAGTGAGCTGAATGGATCAGGTGAGACCTCCGAGCAACCACTCTCCCTGAAACTTGTGTTTTCAACCATCTGCCACATGCCCAAAGCTCTGCGAAACCTTTGCATCAACCACTTCCTAG GTTGGCTTTCATTTGAGGGGATGTTGCTCTTCTACACTGACTTCATGGGAGAAGTAGTGTTTCAAGGGAATCCAAAAGCTCCTCACAACTCAGATGAGTATCAGAAGTACAACGCTGGGGTCACCATGGGCTGCTGGGGAATGTGCATCTATGCGTTCAGTGCTGCGTTCTATTCAG CTGTgctggagaagctggaggagcGGTTCAGCACGCGGACTCTGTACTTCGTGGCATACCTTGCCTTCGGGCTGGGCACCGGGCTGGCCACGCTCTCCAGAAACGTGTATGTGGTGCTGTCACTGTGTGCCACCTATGGCATCCTCTTCGCCACGCTTTGCACGCTGCCCTACTCCCTGCTGTGTGACTACTACCAGAGTCGCAAG TTCGCTGGCTCGCAGGCGGAGGGCACACGGCGTGGGATGGGTGTGGACATCTCCCTGCTGAGCTGCCAGTACTTCCTGGCTCAGATCCTTGTGGCCGTGTTGATGGGGCCTTTGACGGCAGCAGTGGGCAGCGCCAGTGGCGTCATGTACTTCGCCTGTCTCGTGTCCTTCCTGGGctgcctcttttcctccctgTGTGTCATCTACGAGCTGCCGCCTGgcgaggagctgctggaggagcagcagcCGCTTGTGCCCGATGCGTGA